A region from the Streptomyces sp. 3214.6 genome encodes:
- a CDS encoding SLATT domain-containing protein, with protein sequence MGQPEMQPEGPPQDERGEGAAGLRPGDLTGRALPLGDWGEPAERLEELYRWVERGALETAAWYLADRVWKRRGARALRAGAAAGAVCGAALPLLDLTRVMGGVAPWGYLALLLAVACVAVDRFFGVTSGWIRDVATAQAVQRRLQVLQFDWASESVREVLGPAEGTASEAAERCLGVLRRFSEDVTDLVRTETADWMVEFRSGPAPLGIQSAVASGGRVDVGGGSGRFPSPPGVNARPNMPRQRPPEPR encoded by the coding sequence GTGGGTCAGCCGGAGATGCAGCCCGAGGGTCCGCCTCAGGACGAGCGGGGCGAGGGCGCGGCCGGGCTGCGGCCGGGCGACCTGACCGGGCGGGCGCTCCCGCTCGGCGACTGGGGCGAGCCCGCCGAGCGGCTGGAGGAGCTGTACCGGTGGGTGGAGCGCGGCGCGCTGGAGACCGCCGCCTGGTACCTCGCCGACCGGGTGTGGAAGCGGCGGGGCGCACGGGCGCTGCGGGCCGGGGCGGCGGCGGGGGCGGTGTGCGGGGCCGCGCTGCCGTTGCTGGATCTGACCCGGGTGATGGGCGGGGTCGCCCCCTGGGGGTATCTGGCGCTGCTGCTGGCGGTGGCGTGCGTGGCGGTGGACCGGTTCTTCGGGGTGACGTCCGGCTGGATAAGGGACGTGGCGACCGCGCAGGCCGTGCAGCGGCGGTTGCAGGTGTTGCAGTTCGACTGGGCCTCGGAGAGCGTGCGGGAGGTGCTGGGGCCTGCGGAGGGGACGGCGAGTGAGGCCGCGGAGCGGTGCCTCGGGGTGTTGCGGCGGTTCTCGGAGGACGTGACGGATCTGGTGCGTACGGAGACGGCGGACTGGATGGTGGAGTTTCGCAGCGGGCCCGCTCCGCTGGGGATTCAGTCGGCGGTTGCCTCCGGCGGGCGGGTGGACGTCGGTGGCGGGTCTGGGCGGTTTCCTTCGCCGCCCGGGGTGAACGCTCGGCCGAACATGCCTCGGCAGCGGCCGCCGGAGCCGCGGTGA
- a CDS encoding serine/threonine-protein kinase, which translates to MEKLGPGDPQRIGGYRLLARLGAGGMGQVYLARSDRGRTVAVKLVRRELAAREEFRARFRQEVRNAQRVGGFWTAPVLDADTEAEVPWVATGYVAGPSLQQVVSHDHGPLPERSVRILAAGLAHALTNIHAAGIVHRDLKPSNVMVTIEGPRVIDFGVARALESVTGESRLTQTGAVVGSPGFLAPEQVRGDAVTPASDVFCLGSVLAYAATGTLPFGSADSGAHALMFRIAEDEPDLTGVPEGIADLVRACLRKDPAARPTPDRVLELTGADDTVSDGRSRDPWLPGALVAQLGRHAVRLLEVEDPEGTDGGGLSHPAAPAFPEYPATAREATPEHSGPRGDAFSPAHRPTLLAGHDGIPPQSPPAGADTAPAHPAYGHPQQHPAAAPAYGYPPQPSGAWSPAQGASVPYNPYADGGGAPHGQTGADPQDPPRRNRRTTALLVLVALVVAIAAGGSVYAFLNGDGDATAQPTPGPATGASNSPPPKASTPPNPSGSSSPSPSPSSSDGVVPAAYLGTWTTTIENASGTNKRRLTIRQGTVGDPVLALVADGGTYHCEFSADLTQRPGGDGPLEIGPSKVTAGEPLTSCSPGTASEVTLLADGKLQRVNTGTGEKLTYTKG; encoded by the coding sequence ATGGAGAAACTGGGGCCCGGGGACCCGCAGCGCATCGGCGGCTACCGGCTGCTCGCGCGGCTGGGAGCGGGCGGGATGGGGCAGGTCTACCTCGCCCGTTCGGACCGTGGGCGGACGGTCGCCGTGAAGCTGGTGCGGCGGGAGCTGGCGGCGCGCGAGGAGTTCCGGGCGCGCTTCCGGCAGGAGGTGCGCAACGCCCAGCGGGTCGGCGGGTTCTGGACGGCGCCCGTCCTGGACGCCGACACCGAGGCCGAGGTGCCCTGGGTCGCCACCGGCTATGTCGCGGGCCCGAGCCTCCAGCAGGTCGTCAGCCACGACCACGGGCCGCTGCCCGAGCGGTCGGTGCGCATCCTCGCCGCCGGGCTCGCGCACGCGCTCACCAACATCCACGCGGCCGGGATCGTCCACCGCGACCTCAAGCCGTCCAACGTGATGGTCACCATCGAAGGCCCCCGCGTCATCGACTTCGGTGTCGCACGGGCGCTGGAGAGCGTCACCGGCGAGAGCCGGCTCACCCAGACCGGCGCGGTGGTCGGCTCGCCCGGCTTCCTGGCCCCCGAGCAGGTGCGCGGCGACGCCGTCACCCCGGCCAGCGACGTCTTCTGCCTCGGCTCCGTCCTCGCCTACGCCGCCACCGGCACCCTTCCCTTCGGCTCCGCCGACAGCGGGGCGCACGCCCTGATGTTCCGCATCGCCGAGGACGAACCCGACCTGACGGGCGTCCCCGAGGGCATCGCCGACCTGGTCCGCGCCTGTCTGCGCAAGGACCCGGCCGCCCGCCCCACCCCGGACCGCGTCCTGGAGCTCACGGGCGCCGACGACACCGTCTCCGACGGCCGCTCCCGCGACCCCTGGCTGCCCGGCGCCCTCGTCGCCCAACTCGGCCGTCACGCCGTGCGGCTGCTGGAGGTGGAGGACCCCGAGGGCACGGACGGCGGCGGCCTCTCCCACCCCGCCGCCCCGGCCTTCCCCGAGTACCCGGCGACCGCCCGCGAAGCCACCCCGGAACACTCCGGCCCGCGCGGCGACGCGTTCTCCCCGGCCCACCGCCCCACCCTGCTCGCGGGCCACGACGGCATCCCGCCGCAGTCACCCCCGGCCGGCGCGGACACCGCCCCGGCCCACCCGGCGTACGGCCACCCCCAGCAACACCCGGCCGCCGCCCCCGCCTACGGCTACCCGCCCCAGCCGTCGGGCGCCTGGTCCCCGGCGCAGGGCGCCTCCGTCCCGTACAACCCGTACGCGGACGGCGGCGGCGCCCCCCACGGGCAGACCGGCGCCGACCCGCAGGACCCCCCGCGCCGCAACCGCCGTACGACCGCGCTGCTGGTCCTGGTCGCCCTGGTGGTCGCGATCGCCGCCGGCGGCTCGGTGTACGCGTTCCTGAACGGCGACGGCGACGCCACCGCGCAGCCGACGCCCGGCCCGGCCACGGGAGCCTCGAACTCCCCGCCCCCGAAGGCCTCGACACCGCCGAACCCGTCGGGGTCCTCGTCGCCTTCGCCCTCCCCGTCGTCGTCGGACGGTGTGGTCCCGGCGGCCTACCTCGGCACCTGGACCACCACGATCGAGAACGCGAGCGGCACGAACAAGCGCCGGCTCACCATCCGCCAGGGCACGGTGGGCGACCCGGTGCTCGCCCTCGTCGCCGACGGCGGCACCTACCACTGCGAGTTCAGCGCCGACCTCACCCAACGACCGGGCGGCGACGGCCCGTTGGAGATCGGCCCCTCCAAGGTCACCGCCGGCGAACCCCTCACCTCGTGCAGTCCCGGCACCGCCTCCGAGGTCACCCTGCTCGCCGACGGCAAGCTGCAACGCGTCAACACCGGCACCGGGGAGAAGCTCACCTACACCAAGGGGTGA
- a CDS encoding MarR family winged helix-turn-helix transcriptional regulator produces the protein MSRERQELLSRSALGVFRLNGQFLAVAEELARPAGLTAAWWQVLGAVLGEPLPVSGIAREMGITRQSVQRIADLLVDKGLAEYRPNPAHRRAKLLAPTQEGRAAIARIHPGHAAFADRLAAAYGEAELAEAVQALERLSKLLDALELPPPSAAPPPIPSPPPPPVTEP, from the coding sequence GTGAGCCGTGAGCGTCAGGAGTTGCTCAGCCGCAGCGCGCTCGGCGTCTTCCGGCTGAACGGGCAGTTCCTCGCCGTCGCCGAGGAGCTGGCCCGGCCCGCCGGGCTCACCGCCGCCTGGTGGCAGGTGCTCGGCGCGGTACTGGGCGAGCCGCTGCCCGTGTCCGGGATCGCCCGAGAGATGGGCATCACGCGGCAGAGTGTCCAGCGCATCGCCGACCTGCTGGTGGACAAGGGGCTGGCCGAATACCGGCCCAACCCGGCCCACCGGCGCGCCAAGCTGCTGGCGCCCACCCAGGAGGGCCGGGCCGCGATCGCCCGCATCCACCCCGGTCACGCGGCCTTCGCCGACCGGCTGGCCGCCGCGTACGGCGAGGCGGAACTCGCCGAGGCCGTGCAGGCGCTGGAACGCCTGTCCAAGCTGCTGGACGCCCTGGAGCTCCCGCCCCCGTCGGCCGCGCCCCCGCCGATTCCCTCTCCGCCGCCTCCGCCTGTTACGGAACCGTAG
- a CDS encoding zinc ribbon domain-containing protein → MAATGTRARRNSRALPVAPRRAGVKDGPKPLNVREWTCTACGAVHDRDHNAAINVKTAAGLAVSACGAPVRPESVLAQREETGSHGFPTEPRAA, encoded by the coding sequence ATGGCGGCGACGGGGACACGGGCCCGCAGAAACTCCCGCGCCTTGCCAGTTGCTCCACGGCGGGCGGGCGTCAAGGACGGGCCCAAACCCCTGAACGTCCGGGAATGGACCTGTACCGCCTGCGGCGCCGTCCACGACCGGGACCACAACGCCGCGATCAACGTGAAGACGGCCGCCGGACTGGCGGTGTCGGCCTGCGGAGCGCCGGTAAGACCAGAATCCGTTCTGGCACAGCGCGAAGAAACAGGAAGCCACGGATTCCCGACCGAACCGCGTGCCGCGTAG
- a CDS encoding aspartate aminotransferase family protein, with protein sequence MTPQTDPQAGAAVKAADRAHVFHSWSAQELIDPLAVAGAEGSYFWDYDGKRYLDLTSGLVFTNIGYQHPKVVAAIQEQAARLTTFAPAFAVEARSEAARLIAERTPGDLDKIFFTNGGADAVEHAVRMARLHTGRAKVLSAYRSYHGGTQQAVNITGDPRRWASDSASAGVVHFWAPFLYRSRFYAETEEQECARALEHLETTIAFEGPGTVAAIILETIPGTAGIMLPPPGYLAGVREICDKYGIVFILDEVMAGFGRTGEWFAADLYDVTPDLMTFAKGVNSGYVPLGGVAVSGAIADTFGKRPYPGGLTYSGHPLACAAAVATINVMAEEGIVDNAKNLGASVVGPGLKELAERHPSVGEVRGAGMFWAVELVKNRETREPLVPYNAAGEANAAMVAFGAAAKKAGVWPFVNMNRTHFVPPLNVSESEVKEGLGALDTALSVADEYTQ encoded by the coding sequence ATGACCCCTCAGACCGACCCCCAGGCCGGCGCGGCCGTGAAGGCCGCGGACCGCGCGCATGTCTTCCACTCCTGGTCCGCCCAGGAGCTCATCGACCCGCTCGCCGTGGCCGGCGCGGAGGGCTCGTACTTCTGGGACTACGACGGCAAGCGGTACCTCGACCTCACCAGCGGCCTCGTCTTCACCAACATCGGCTACCAGCATCCGAAGGTCGTCGCCGCGATCCAGGAGCAGGCCGCCCGCCTGACCACGTTCGCGCCCGCCTTCGCCGTCGAGGCCCGCTCGGAGGCGGCCCGGCTGATCGCCGAGCGCACCCCCGGCGACCTGGACAAGATCTTCTTCACCAACGGCGGCGCGGACGCCGTCGAGCACGCCGTGCGCATGGCCCGGCTGCACACCGGCCGGGCCAAGGTGCTCTCCGCCTACCGTTCGTACCACGGCGGTACGCAGCAGGCCGTGAACATCACCGGCGACCCCCGGCGCTGGGCCTCCGACAGCGCCTCCGCCGGGGTCGTGCACTTCTGGGCGCCGTTCCTGTACCGCTCCCGCTTCTACGCCGAGACGGAGGAGCAGGAGTGCGCGCGGGCCCTGGAGCACCTGGAGACGACGATCGCCTTCGAGGGGCCGGGGACGGTCGCCGCGATCATCCTGGAGACGATTCCGGGCACCGCCGGGATCATGCTCCCGCCGCCCGGCTACCTCGCGGGCGTGCGGGAGATCTGCGACAAGTACGGGATCGTCTTCATCCTGGACGAGGTCATGGCCGGATTCGGCCGCACCGGCGAGTGGTTCGCGGCCGACCTGTACGACGTCACCCCTGACCTGATGACCTTCGCCAAGGGCGTGAACAGCGGGTATGTGCCGCTCGGCGGTGTCGCCGTCTCGGGCGCGATCGCGGACACCTTCGGGAAGCGGCCGTACCCCGGCGGGCTGACGTACTCCGGGCACCCGCTGGCCTGCGCCGCGGCCGTCGCGACGATCAACGTCATGGCGGAGGAGGGCATCGTCGACAACGCGAAGAACCTGGGCGCGTCCGTCGTCGGGCCGGGGCTGAAGGAGCTGGCCGAGCGGCACCCGAGCGTCGGCGAGGTGCGCGGTGCCGGCATGTTCTGGGCGGTCGAGCTGGTGAAGAACCGGGAGACCCGCGAGCCGCTGGTGCCGTACAACGCCGCCGGTGAGGCGAACGCGGCCATGGTCGCCTTCGGCGCCGCCGCGAAGAAGGCCGGGGTGTGGCCGTTCGTGAACATGAACCGGACACACTTCGTGCCGCCGCTCAACGTCTCCGAGTCGGAGGTCAAGGAAGGGCTCGGGGCCCTGGACACGGCGCTCTCGGTGGCCGACGAGTACACGCAGTAG
- a CDS encoding GntR family transcriptional regulator has translation MSGSSGNGAVTRSTLRQQIADALRDEVLGGRLQPGQEFTVKEIAEQYGVSATPVREALVDLSAQGLLEADQHRGFRVHEYSVEDFRGMIEARSLIIEGMFLAVDEGRQPQQNLEEPRIVAAIAGVRRRGEEAQRAAAAGDLTVLIGYDLRFWRELSSLFGNPYLADFLHRLRVQSWVCTVQHLRRLTDLRGHLWSGHTELVDALYRRDTAAARVILAAYNADSIGLIERLAAG, from the coding sequence ATGTCCGGCAGCAGCGGCAACGGCGCCGTGACGCGCAGCACCCTGCGACAGCAGATCGCCGACGCGCTTCGCGACGAGGTGCTGGGCGGTCGGCTGCAGCCGGGGCAGGAGTTCACGGTGAAGGAGATCGCCGAGCAGTACGGCGTCTCCGCGACCCCCGTCCGCGAGGCTCTCGTCGATCTCTCCGCCCAGGGCCTGCTGGAGGCCGACCAGCATCGGGGCTTCCGGGTCCACGAGTACTCCGTCGAGGACTTCCGGGGCATGATCGAGGCGCGCAGCCTGATCATCGAGGGCATGTTCCTCGCCGTGGACGAGGGCCGCCAGCCCCAGCAGAACCTGGAGGAACCGCGGATCGTCGCCGCCATCGCGGGGGTGCGCCGGCGGGGCGAGGAGGCGCAGCGGGCCGCGGCCGCCGGTGACCTCACCGTCCTCATCGGCTACGACCTGCGTTTCTGGCGCGAGCTGAGCTCCCTGTTCGGCAATCCCTACCTCGCCGACTTCCTGCACCGGCTGCGCGTGCAGTCCTGGGTGTGCACGGTGCAGCACCTGCGGCGGCTGACCGATCTGCGCGGCCACCTGTGGTCCGGCCACACCGAACTCGTCGACGCCCTGTACCGCCGCGACACCGCCGCCGCCCGTGTGATCCTCGCCGCGTACAACGCCGACTCCATCGGTCTGATCGAACGACTGGCGGCCGGATGA